One stretch of Anolis carolinensis isolate JA03-04 chromosome 3, rAnoCar3.1.pri, whole genome shotgun sequence DNA includes these proteins:
- the slc16a12 gene encoding monocarboxylate transporter 12 produces the protein MAAARKGLSASPPDGGWGWMIVIGCFLVTICTRAVTRCISIFFVEFQTYFAQDYARTAWIHSIVDCATMLCAPLGSFISNHVSCQVGIMLGGLLASAGLILSSFATSLEHLYLSLGVLTGLGFALSYSPAIAMVGNYFHKRKALAYGIAMSGSGIGTFILAPVVQLLIEQFSWRGALLILGGFVLNLCVCGALMRPVAGKEGRKNIPEFPEQEFEPEAPKQDFKKWSVCSPLIKVWSHKWLCPCSWQEYSFLLMPDFVVLAGSVLFMAYGCSPLFVYLVPYALRVGVSHQQAAFLMSILGVVDIIGNITFGWLTDRRCLKKYRYVCYLFAVAMDGLCCLFLPVLQNFPLLVPFSFTFGYFDGAYVTLIPVVTADVVGTKSLSSALGVVYFLHAIPYLISPPVAGWLVDTTGNYTASFLLCGFSMIFSSTLLCCARLAKKVKRTPLKPPDTDIDAKQPRRTNGAILYSVTGELDHKDVELLANETNSHCKR, from the exons GTGCATTTCGATTTTTTTTGTAGAGTTCCAGACTTACTTTGCTCAAGATTATGCCCGGACAGCTTGGATCCATTCCATTGTGGACTGTGCTACAATGCTTTGTG CACCACTTGGGAGTTTTATTAGCAACCATGTCTCGTGTCAGGTGGGCATCATGCTAGGAGGATTGCTTGCATCTGCTGGACTTATCTTGAGTTCCTTTGCCACAAGCCTGGAGCATCTTTATCTTTCCCTGGGAGTTCTTACAG GATTGGGCTTTGCGCTTTCTTATTCCCCAGCCATAGCGATGGTGGGCAACTATTTCCACAAGAGGAAGGCTCTTGCTTATGGGATTGCCATGTCTGGCAGTGGCATTGGTACCTTCATCCTTGCTCCTGTGGTGCAGCTTCTAATTGAACAGTTTTCCTGGCGGGGAGCCTTACTCATCCTTGGGGGCTTTGTTTTAAACCTCTGCGTCTGCGGTGCCTTAATGAGACCTGTTGCTGGGAAGGAGGGCCGCAAGAACATCCCAGAATTTcctgagcaggaatttgagccAGAAGCGCCGAAGCAGGACTTCAAGAAGTGGTCTGTCTGCTCCCCGCTCATCAAGGTCTGGTCGCACAAGTGGCTGTGCCCATGTTCATGGCAGGAATACAGCTTTCTCCTGATGCCAGATTTTGTGGTGCTGGCAGGGTCCGTCTTATTCATGGCTTACGGATGCAGTCCTCTCTTTGTTTACCTGGTGCCTTATGCGCTGCGGGTCGGAGTGAGTCACCAGCAGGCAGCTTTCCTCATGTCCATCCTTGGGGTCGTCGACATTATCGGCAACATCACTTTTGGATGGCTCACTGACAGAAG GTGTTTGAAAAAGTACCGCTACGTTTGCTACCTCTTTGCAGTGGCCATGGACGGCCTCTGCTGTCTCTTTCTTCCGGTTCTCCAAAATTTTCCACTCCTTGTGCCTTTCTCATTCACCTTTGGGTATTTCGATGGAGCCTACGTCACGTTAATCCCGGTGGTGACAGCAGATGTGGTGGGCACCAAGTCCTTGTCATCAGCTCTTGGGGTGGTGTACTTCCTTCATGCAATACCCTATCTGATTAGCCCTCCGGTTGCAG GTTGGCTTGTAGATACAACGGGTAACTACACTGCATCATTCCTACTCTGTGGATTTTCCATGATATTCAGTTCAACGTTGCTGTGCTGTGCAAGACTAGCAAAGAAAGTCAAACGGACTCCCTTGAAGCCTCCTGACACAGATATCGATGCCAAGCAACCAAGAAGGACAAATGGAGCAATTCTTTATTCTGTGACTGGAGAACTGGATCACAAAGATGTGGAACTGCTGGCTAATGAGACAAACAGCCATTGCAAGAGATGA